The segment TTGTATTGTTGCAATATTTCACAAAAGCCTCTTGCATATTAATAGTGAGAAATGTTCTACTTCTTTAAATACAACACTGTGAGACCGGCACTGTAAAATAGGTCTGTTACACTGATGGTCCATTCTTAACAAGCACTCACTAAATGCAACATCTGAAAAGTTCACTCATCTGTTGCTCCGCCGTTGAACAACTTGTACCCATTAGAAATAATTTCAACTACAACACCAGAAAAGTATTGACCCATATTACACAACCGTTTATACAGAAACTGAGTCTGTGTTGAACTGTAAAAGACTGTAAAGAGCGAACCAATAGCACAGAGCCCCCACTGACTAGAAATGGGCAAAAGCTTGCAAAGTTAAACAGTTCACATGTGATATCGAGCAGACAGTCTTTTGTTTGGATCTACTGTTGTCCAATTAGCTAACTGCTGTGATACAAACCTTGTTTAGGCAGAACTTCTCTGAATATTGACTTGACCTCTGGCATTGTGTCCTCTGAGTGCTTGCTGAAACGGTACAGtaaacacattatttaaaacattaaacatttgatCGGACATAGCCTTGCACTTGTTATTTGCAAATGTTTAAGAAGATATGCCaactattttaaaatgtgatattGTAAGGTCATCTAACTAGCTGCTAATGCTGTCGTGTGTATTTTAGTGTTATTTACCAAcacaaatagaataaaaaaagaaggaaattaaGGGATCGCAGCCAGGCATGATTTGGTTTTACCGTTACAGGTTTAGTTTAGACTTAAGCACGTTTATCCGAACGGTGATCACATTAGAGGTTCCGGAAGAAGGGGGATAGTGAAATGACTTAAACTTTGACGATGCGTCTAATGTTAGGTCAGTTAGCGTTAATACATATCAGTAAAGCTTAACGTTATTGTTTGGCAGTCTGACACCGTAATAAAATCCAAACAGCCTGACATGAAAGGAAACATAAGATAACGTAGCACTGTCTTGTGGTGTATTTGTGAAATTTAGCTGCTATATTATGTTAAATTTTCACTTCTTTATCCCGTTTTCCACAGGGTGGTTAAAGCGAAAGCTTTCAGGTTGACAATACGTTATCTTAGGGCTATGTGAATGACTAGGACGTTTACATAAATATTAACTACTCGAACCTCGTAAATTTTAAAATTATAGGTAAATTGGCTGTTAACGTAAGCTCAACACAAAACTAGCCATCGCTAGCTGGGTTTAGCAGGTAGCAACACGCCATTTAACGTTACTCAGCGGTGGTTACGTCTCTTTTGACAGATAACCAGAGAAATGCACTGACCATACACTGCTATATATTTCCGTGTACGTGAGTGAACACGttaaaaagactaaataaaaaacgGAATCGTTTTCAATCACCTAAAGAGTTATAAAATAATCCCACCTTTAGCACTAGGAAGAGATTTAAAGGGTTGTCAAGTCAACTAAATCACGTGACCTTTTCCTCCGCGTCATTTTCTTCGTTGGTATTTTACGGCAGTACATTACCATTATATCACATTACTGCCCCCCTCTGGATCTATTACTATCACATCATCACAGAGGGTCCTTTTTTCTTCGCTTTTTTTCTCACCATTCACTGTAAATCCGTTTAAATAACAGTTTTGCACACATAGTAATACGTTTTAAGTGAATGTAGTGTACaatttatgtatgtatgcactTAAGTTTAGGCTACTTTATTCTTACATTACACTGCATTTCAGAGTAACGTTTTGTACTGTTCACTGATATAACAATTGGACAGCTATATTTAAGAATTTCTGTACattatatcatttcaaaatacGTAAAGTTccacttttaaaataacaaatatttgcatttatatATCTGTGTTAACTGTGTTGTTATTGAGAAGATAGTAAATATAAgatttttaacaaaataagTTACATTTCTTGGGAATGATCagagcaaacacacattattatgcaaaaaaatattattttcagaATTTTGCGTACACTATATTCTCTATTCAAGTATTATCTATTACCAACCTGAAACAAAGtaataatataaaaagtaaTTGTGTAAGATATATTGAACAAACCAAGCCAATGTTTTTTCTACGAATTTTTGATTGTATTTCAAAGTCTCGTGATAACATTGGTTCGGCGTGCGAATGACGCAGTTCGGTCGGTGGcggcggagggagggagcggaGCAGTAGTGTAGGacaagaggaggaagcagaaagGATGTCGGAGTCACACCTCTGAAGGTAAAACAGCGATATAATTACCCCATCAACAGTGGACGTGTTACCCCCACAGCCCCGCTATCTAGATACCACACCCCCGCAGCTTTCTTGTTACTGCGTGAGTAAACGTTTTAGTGTCATTTCGGGGGGGTGAGTACGAACGCACTCTTTTGTTCCGCTTCGGAATGGCCgctgtttttttctcagtgttttctttttttcctcggcGCATATTCAACACGGGAACGGGTTTGTCTGCCGTGTTGCAGTTAGTTTGCACCCTGTGTGCCGCAAGTGGCCGCTAAGCTCGGGAAAACAAATCCACCCAACGGCGGTCTTCCCTTCTGGTGTCCGCTGCCCGACGGCGTTCCGCTGGCTGCAGTAGAGGTTTCCTCCTCCCGGTCCACCTCACGGCTGATGGGTCGGTCCGTGTACGACAGCCGCTCTGCCCAGGGCCTACACTCCGCTAGCTCTGCTGAAAGCTAAACGCTGGATGTGCGTAAATATACCAGAAAAAAAGCCTCGAGAGCACCAGCACTGTGTCCTGCGAGCGGCGATTCACGTTTGTTGTGTCATGTCCCGTGAGACGTTGGCGTTTTTCCTCGTTTGAGTCGTTATCTTGCTGGTTGAAATGCTGTTAGCTGGTAGGCTAACTTGCTCGCTAGCTGACGTTAGCAAGTTAGCCGTCTGGCATCACTGACGTTTGCTTGGCTGTTGACGTTTATCTAAGCTGCTTTTATGTCCTTCCCTGGTAGTCGTTTCAGTAGGCCCAGCCTGTGCCTCTTTAGCCCCCTCGAGATGTGTATTGATACATTACGTTAGCTAACTTGCATATGTTGTCCCAGTTCCTTTTTCTAAGCTggcttagctaacgttagacaTTTCCAGTCTACGTGAGTTGGCTAACGATACTTGGTAAACGTTAGTTAACGTTGACTGTTGCCCATGGTTTTAACTTATTACGTTGGGCAGCATTATTACTTTTCGCGTCTAGGTAGCGTCCTTTTTTGTCACAATAACGTTAGTGATAGTTCATTCAAACTGCGATTCCAACCCATACGTGCGTTCCTTAGGTAAGAATGTTGTCTACATCTATCAATTTCAAAAGGCTAATCGGTTTTCCCGACTTTGTTTCCAAAGATTTGTCGCCATCGAAGTGACCGCTAGATGCGTCCAGTGGATGGTCGAGTCGTAACGTTAGCAGACAGATGCCACCTCACCTCTGGTTTGCTCTCCACCCCAAATATTACACAGACGACCACTTTCACTGACGTGCCAGGTCATCATAATGTATATTCTTGCACTTGCTGTCAATCAGAAACCCAGAagccgtgtttttctttttagtacATGTCGTGATATTATAGCAATTCTACCGTAATATTTGCTTGACGGTATTCGGTGATGGGCGCACAGTGCTTACAGTGATGCATTTCTTATTGAATCCAGAAGGCATTGTAATGGACAAACAAAAGCAGGAGAACAGCCAGTGATACTTAGGCCTGTGTGCACTAGCATTGTCTGGGGGCCCAATATATCCCTGAAGGAAACCTCCTTCGTTTTTATGTGGTTTGCAAGTGCCATGAACTGTGTATTGGCACTTTATGGTGGTGTTAACGTTGATGATGACTATGCATTAGTGTTTCTCCGGAGCTGTACATGTTCAACCttttatttgtatctttatAAATGATTACTATCGTCTTAATATAACTCTTTGAACATGTGCAAGTTTGGTCCTGGggcttgtcttttttatttttgttgttttggtgttgCACGTATTTAACAGATGCAACTAAGAGTATACCTGCTTTTGGTTTGGGAGagatatttgatttttatttatcttcCAATCAATATCCAAGAGCTTCTGCATGAGATACTTTTTTTGCCTAGACCTATAATATTAATACGATGGTCATAGATGTCAATTAAAGTTAAAATTGCTAAATCtatcctttttttccctgtttGGTGTATTCTTAGGTTCAAGCAGAAAGTGGCAGAACTATTTTTTAGCTCAGAAATGAATCTTCTCGGATAACGGTTATATGCAGCTTGCTATAAACCATGTGATGTACCAGGACAGGGACTTGGAGAGTACAACCGTAAAAGGAAGTTGCTTGCAGTTTGGTTTAGATAGCTCCAGGAGTTGGGGTGGCCTGGTTGTTCTCATAATAATTTCAAACACAGGAATGCCCCTTGCAGTCAGGGTTTCGTGTTAACTTTCTTATTTATGAAGGTGTGAAAGAGCAGTGGATACCCTTTTTATTTACAGAACAGTCAGGCATTCTGTCATCTTAGGGTGCTGCTATTGatcctacatttatttttttctaaaagtTTGCATGACCTGTTGTGGGAACTTCATGCTTTGAAGGCCATTTCTAAAGATTACTCCCAGAAGTCCTAACCTTTTCACTTAACTGTGATCCTGAGCCAAACCGGTCTCTTTTTGTCACAGCTTAGCTTGTACTAGTGCTGGAGAGCTTCAAACAGAGACCAGCAATAGAGACTTACCAGAGACCATGCAATTGTCATTTAGTtccaaaaagtttttttgtgGTCTGTTGGTCTTTACAGCAGACATATGCAACATGCTTGTCGTGTTACAGGCTGTCTAAGGGATGGCTAACTATCCAAATGCATTAAAAGGTGGGGCTGTAGGCAAAGAGTAATGTCAACAACCGCTGGGCCATGTTTGTTTAGGAGTGGTAAGTTGGCGTCAGGTACATTCAGCAGCTTTGCTTGTACTTGCACATTGTGGTACTTACAACCCACCAAACCTGTTGAAGTGTTTCATGAACAAGGACGGATCTTATCGGGGTTTTGGGTCTCCTTTTgttattctatttatttgggttttttcttAACCCGTAACACGTCAGAGTTGAAGTTCGTTCAAATCATTGTTTactcaaaaatatatttatgattTTTCATAAAAAGAATCTAAGTGTTGTCATAAAGGTTTTGATGTGctctttttcaaattatttcttACCTGCATGAGaatattttaaactaaaaacatcggtgtgtgtgtgtgtgtgtttgtcttaagTATTTGAAGCTGCTTATAGCTTTTTAAAATCTcacctatttattttttggtgggCTGAGTTCTTGAATGTGGCCTGCCAGAGTAAATGCACATCAGATTTGGAAAGATAAAGCCTGATccttttcaatacattttatcaTAATAACATTTGCATTGTAGCATATCATTTAGTACATGAGGCATAGGACTGTCACACTCTTCAAATGTATGTGCAGCTGAGCACGTTTACATAGTGTGTTTTTCATCTCAAttaatttgatttctttttgaaaaataatttcctAGTTGGTTAGAGTATGACtggagaaatgtatttttggaaTATACAGGACttactcattttttaaaattatgtaTCGGATGCAATAAAGGCAGTTTATTTGCATTTTCCCCATTCTTCTCTAACAGTGGAAGTATACTCCATATAATCAGATCGTTTTCATTAAATTGTGATGAGCAGTGTCTTTTTGTGAGAAACATTATGCGTTTTGGATGCACAAGGACAAAAAATCCAGAAGAAAATTTGTTGTTTCCTTTGGAAGCGATTAGTTTATATCTGTCTGGAAATTAACAGTAAATAATTAAGAATAAGCCTAAGGAACATTCTATCCATATTCTGAAACAACAGAAACATTGACAAATCTGTAGACCAGATAGGTTTCCAAGTGTCTTAATTCATAGTGCTGCAAAtgttaaatgtgaaaatgaaattcTAAATACaaactaaatgtgtttttatttctcccaacagcaacaacagattCCAAGGATTCTAAAATCTATGAAGATCATTGAAGCCTGAAATAACTTGCATCTGAAGTTCCAGGGATTGTATGCTGTTCAAACACTAAAGCATGTGGCCCATGGGTGCCATAGTCCAGCTACTTCAAAGGATTTTTTCTCCCATGGCATTTTAACAGAATATCTCAAAAACTTGGGGtcacaagtcttttttttaatattttttaaaggagaaatcATAACTGCGTGGGTCTGTACAGGGATGTTTCCTTTAAGGGCCTTCTTGGCTGACCGTCTCCTTTCCCTGAAAAAGTAACCTGACAATAGAGACTCCCATGTGCAACTCTGCTGGAGACTCGATAGCGTCGACATGAGTAGTACTTTAGGCaaagaaaaagatttgaaagaaAAGGACCCCAAAGGTGGTCCAGCggggaaagaaagggaaaaggagGCCAGGGCTCTAGCCGGCTTAGTCAAGGATGGGGGCAAAGAAACCAAGACCAAAGGGAAAGACCccaaagaaggaaagaaggacaCCAGCAGCTCCACGCCGGGCGTTGCCTTCTCCGTCGACAACACGATAAAGCGGCCGAACCCGGCCGCCGGTACGCGCAAGAAGTCCAGCAACGCTGATGTGATCAAAGAGCTCAACAAGTGCCGGGAGGAGAACTCAATGAGACTGGACCTATCGAAGCGGTCCATTCACATCCTGCCCAGCTCCATCAAGGAGCTCACGCAGCTGGCTGAACTCTACCTATACAGCAACAAGCTGCAGAGCCTGCCGGCAGAGGTTGGCTGCCTGTCGGGGCTGGTCACTTTAGCCCTGAGCGAGAACTCCCTGACCAGCTTGCCCGACTCCCTGGACTCTCTTAAGAAGCTCCGGATGCTCGACCTCCGGCACAATAAGCTGAGGGAGATACCGGCTGTCGTCTACCGGCTGACGTCTCTTACCACGCTGTACTTGCGCTTCAACCGCATCACGGCGGTGGAGAGGGACATCCGAAACTTGTCTAAGCTCACTATGCTCAGCATCCGGGAGAACAAGATCAAACAGCTGCCTGCAGAGATTGGTGAGCAGGACCTATGTACTAAGATCCCCGGTGGCGTCCTTGTTAATGCTATGTTCACTtcagtgcatttatttatgagAATATGAAATGTAATGCGATATTTGACAGTAAATTAAACCATCGTATCACACCGGTCGTATTGTACTACACCGTAATTATGTCACAATCAAAGAGCTCATTTCGATGCATAACAAGTGGTCTATTTTTATAGTTTAGGTAGGCTCACATTTTCCTGATTATGTAAGTTTAGTAATATTTGGAATGAAAGAGTTTTATCTGTAATGGTAATTACTCTTTTTACTTCAGTAAAAAGTAGTTCTTCAACAGGTATCTGTCACTGGCTCAGTCGGTGTCTGCCCGCACTTTCATTTGAATCCCATTgtggcttcctcctcctgctcattTGTCACTTAAAAATACTCCGCCTTAGCTTCAGTCAGATGATGGTTTCTTAGTTCTCGGGCTGTCACAATAACTACTTTTTGTTGTGTGATTTCTGTACCAAAAAACGAATTGTCATAAACAAtattgaaatagatttttttcagaatatttaGACATTAGAATTAGAAAATatcccaaataaataaaacaaataagtgCAGGGACAGTGGGCGAGGTTGGCCCAGGGGCATCAACCGTCGGCAGGGCGACGTGCTCCGTGACTGCTGGGAGAGGCGGGGCTCGTTCACATTGATTTGCTCTCCTCTCTCAGAAAGGTTCCCACACCTGAAGAGTGTGGCTTTTGAAACCAAGTCCATTTGGGCTTATCCTCACTGGCTCGGCTGTAGATGTTACGAAAGGAACACTTCATAAGACAGTGGGTTTGCACTGCTGGCATCAGGGTGTTGTGAAGAGGCAAtgagatgaatgaatgtgtttcctcAGTGCAGCAGAGGGTGTGTCACTGAAAGTGCTTTCGTCTTAGATTAGATAATGTATGAATTCGGTGTCCATTTCTCTGCAGGGGAGCTATGCAACCTCATAACTCTGGATGTGGCCCATAACCAGCTGGAGCACCTACCCAAGGAGATTGGGAATTGCACACAGATAACCAACCTCGACTTGCAGCACAATGAGCTCTTGGACCTCCCAGAGACTATAGGTAATTTGTTTGTAATGTGATGATATAAGCAGAGGTATCGTGTAAcggttaaaaaaatgtaactatggatgtgttgttcttttgtctttgtagGCAACCTGGCAAGCATAAATCGCTTAGGTCTTCGATACAATAGATTGTCGGCCATCCCTCGATCGTTAGCCAAATGTCGAGAGCTTGAGGAGCTGAacctggaaaacaacaacatttcagtgTTGCCAGAGGTTGGTGGAAACGtttaaaattcattttatttttctaaccGTTCCTCTAGAAATTTCAATATAGCGCAATTTCACTACAGAAGAAATTTAAGACTACCTTTCCTATATGACAGGTCTaacgtttattttttattttttttagacaaaATAAATCGCTGTATCTTctgtgtattcttttttttttacactacgACATGTCATTTCTGTGTCTACGTGATACAAGCCTCCCTTTGACCGACAAAGACAACCAATGTTTGGATGAGGCCATTGTGCAATGGTttatcatttattaaaagttgaTCCTAACACAAATCCCAGGCTATAAACTCACATCCGTACCAATTGGTTTCTGCAAATCTGGATCAGCGAAACGGCGCCCCTTAATGAGAAGGTTGGCGGTTCCCTGACTGTTCTAGGACATGCCGATGTGTCTGTGTGCTAGAAGCTTTGAGTGGTCGAGAGACCAGAAAAACGCTACACTAATACAAATCCATTTGTTGTGCTTGACCAGGGTTTACTGTCAAGTTTGGTGAATCTGACAAGTCTGACATTGGCGAGGAACTGCTTCCAATCGTACCCCGTGGGTGGACCGTCCCAGTTCTCCACCATCTATTCCCTCAACATGGAGCACAACCGCATCAACAAGATCCCCTTTGGCATCTTTTCCAGGGCCAAAGTGTTGAGCAAGCTCAacatgaaggtgtgtgtgtggaatgtatatttgtatttaacacATTGAACACGTCAGCTGGTTCTAACATTTTCATAACAGAGTAGAAACTATGCtgaatttgaatgttttaaatcttCCCCAAAGTGAAACGAGAGGAATAGAAATGAGGTTAAAGATCCTTTGTCTCGTAGGTCTCTGGTATTGTAACTGAGCTGAAAAGGTCAATATAATCatattcttaaaaccataaggtGTCTTCATTGTTTTAAATAACCTAATTTGTGTGTACCATTTAAGAGTGTCATTGTTCATTGGGGGAGAATGAAGGTCCCATTGGGAACAAATTCAGAAAGAACACGTGTGTTACACGCCAGTTGAGCCAATTAAATTCAACACCGTAGcgtgttttgtgtttatttttatttttttatctcggCTGTTGATATGAAGTAAGGCGGACTGTTGAGGTTTGTTTTGGCCTGAAGCCAGACATACACCTGGGCTCCTGCTGGGTGTAGTTTGGGTCTCCGCTGGGACCTCTTATCCCAGTGCCAGGTGACGGAGCTGCTCTGCTGAGCCTCGGGAACAGAACTATCCTCGTGTTCACTCTGAATCGTCCCTTACTGGTGTGCCATTGTCTTTTTCAGGACAACCAGTTAACGTCTCTGCCGTTGGACTTTGGCACATGGACCAGCATGGTTGAGCTTAACCTGGCAACCAATCAGCTGACGAAGATCCCCGAGGACGTGTGTGGTTTGGTCTCTCTGGAGGTGAGTTGTTTATTTGGCCTGCAAATCTCATTacagattttcttttgtgtgtcatTAGGTTTAGAGATGTTTATTTAGCAGCTCTAGCGCATGTTTTACTTttgatttttaataaaaatggaTAACTGCTGCTTTATGGCTGAGACATGATTGTGACTGTTTCTTTAGACCTGTTTCTGAAGAACTATTGTTGTCTTCACAGGTGTTAATTCTATCCAATAATCTTCTCAAGAAGTTACCACACGGTATTGGAAACTTGAGAAAGCTGCGGGAGCTCGACTTGGAGGAAAACAAGTTGGAGAGTCTACCTAATGAAATTGCTTATCTGAAAGATGTCCAGGTACGTTTTCAATCAAATCTGTTCCCTCTGTCTCACCCACACTTCAGCCTTTTGGTTTTGTCTTTAACACAATGATGTACAATGGATGTACAATGGATACAACTAGGGtagaacatttatatttactgACTGAAACTTGTGAAATAACATTGAGCctttagttaaaaaaatatacttGTATGGGCTTCCTGTAATATGCATCAAATGGAAGCTATTAGGCAGTAGTCTACACATTCAAAGTCTTTCTTAGATTTTCTTTGaaccaaaatgaacagaaaacataaatcagactcattaaattttttttatttcttggtagTTTCTAGTGTGAAGTgatgtcaaacagcttgactTTTCTGCAGAACGTCTTTGCATCCAATTCAGTTTCCACAGTTGGCTCTCTGTTATGGAGCTGATTACTCCaagcttctgtaaaaacaaagaacacatttaCACCTTGAACAGTCAACTACAGTCTCAACTAAttgtattttacccaaatagaggATTGGCTGTTAACCAGAAGATGGTAgtaagggaggagaggagaaacatCTCTCACTGACTGCACGCTGTccaacgctagctaacgttagctagcaagCAAGCCTTCGTATCTATCAACTTTAGTTAAATAGCTAATCAGAGCTATGTAACGTAACAGGCTCCTGACAGACAGTTAACTAAGTTTATTATCttgaaatgatttatttgatGAATAGTTTTTGCCCCTCTCCTCGTGATATCggggcaaaatgatatttcttcAGGGCAAATTTGGCCCTTTGCCCTTGTGTATTTGAATACAACATATGTTGGaaccttttgttcttttaagGAATTTGAAGGCGTTTGGTTGTGGCTTGTCTTCATTTAATGGCTGATGAGGCCTGTAAGAAAAACCGCTTTGGCCTACggctgtattattattattattattattattatcctcaAGCACAAAACGGAGCCTTATCCGAGGCTGTATACAAAGCATTAGTAGTTTTAAAGGAACATCAACTTGATGAATCATGCACACGAGGACAGCGGCGATGGATAAAACTGAATCCATCGTTGAATCGTTATTTTAATTCTTTTCTCATTTCAACAAACCTTTGGTGCACTTTTATAAACTGGGTTTTTACTCTTTTATTTAGAAATTGGTGTTGACAAATAATCAGCTGACCACGTTACCCAGAGGCATCGGCCACCTCACCAACCTGACTCATCTGGGTTTGGGGGAgaacctgctccagcacctcCCAGAGGAGATTGGTAAGTACGTCCCTCAAACCCCACATCACAGGGCTGAGGGTGGCGCTGATCCTGGGACGCTTCGTTGTGGGTCAACTCTATGAGACAAGTCAAAACACAATCTTGAAATTTCTATTTAAACCCACCATCAATGTGTGAACAGCACATTT is part of the Pungitius pungitius chromosome 9, fPunPun2.1, whole genome shotgun sequence genome and harbors:
- the shoc2 gene encoding leucine-rich repeat protein SHOC-2, with product MSSTLGKEKDLKEKDPKGGPAGKEREKEARALAGLVKDGGKETKTKGKDPKEGKKDTSSSTPGVAFSVDNTIKRPNPAAGTRKKSSNADVIKELNKCREENSMRLDLSKRSIHILPSSIKELTQLAELYLYSNKLQSLPAEVGCLSGLVTLALSENSLTSLPDSLDSLKKLRMLDLRHNKLREIPAVVYRLTSLTTLYLRFNRITAVERDIRNLSKLTMLSIRENKIKQLPAEIGELCNLITLDVAHNQLEHLPKEIGNCTQITNLDLQHNELLDLPETIGNLASINRLGLRYNRLSAIPRSLAKCRELEELNLENNNISVLPEGLLSSLVNLTSLTLARNCFQSYPVGGPSQFSTIYSLNMEHNRINKIPFGIFSRAKVLSKLNMKDNQLTSLPLDFGTWTSMVELNLATNQLTKIPEDVCGLVSLEVLILSNNLLKKLPHGIGNLRKLRELDLEENKLESLPNEIAYLKDVQKLVLTNNQLTTLPRGIGHLTNLTHLGLGENLLQHLPEEIGTLENLEELYLNDNPNLHSLPFELALCSKLSIMSIENCPLSHLPPQIVAGGPSFIIQFLKMQGPYRAMV